In the genome of Triticum urartu cultivar G1812 chromosome 5, Tu2.1, whole genome shotgun sequence, one region contains:
- the LOC125510428 gene encoding CASP-like protein 5A3: protein MQNFFGWLAHGGAVQLPRASHPVVHPAPPPPVPDAAAQAQPQGQGPPPPPAPAPAPPPAAEGEIQPVAPAAAAEGQGQAVAPAPAPAAAAEVEGANANAPPPGVVMVDLMGAPGTRWGLGTRLAQALLAAAAIGFMASTDDFNEVTAFRLLVTAEALQCLWSLALAAVDVYALLVKRAFRTPRATTIYSIGDWVTGALTFAAASGSAGITVLINDDLMMCSENHCPSFMASTSMAFFTWFAIAPSCLFNLMTAVYRVQRA, encoded by the exons ATGCAGAACTTTTTTGGGTGGCTCGCGCACGGCGGCGCCGTCCAGCTCCCGCGGGCCAGCCATCCGGTCGTCCACcccgctccgccgcctcccgttCCGGATGCTGCGGCACAGGCGCAGCCGCAGGGACAGGGCCCGCCCCCGCCCCCGGCTCCGGCTCCAGCTCCACCTCCGGCGGCAGAGGGAGAGATACAGCCGGTGGCCCCGGCTGCGGCGGCAGAGGGACAGGGGCAGGCGGTGGCCCCGGCTCCGGCTCCGGCTGCGGCGGCGGAGGTGGAGGGCGCGAACGCGAACGCGCCGCCGCCCGGGGTGGTGATGGTGGACCTGATGGGGGCGCCGGGGACGCGCTGGGGGCTCGGCACCCGCCTCGCGCAGGCGCTCCTCGCGGCCGCCGCCATCGGCTTCATGGCCTCCACCGACGACTTCAACGAGGTCACCGCCTTCCG CCTCCTCGTAACAGCAGAGGCCTTGCAATGCCTGTGGAGCCTCGCTCTGGCCGCCGTTGACGTCTACGCACTTCTTGTCAAGCGCGCCTTCCGGACTCCTCGAGCTACCACCATATATTCCATTGGGGACTGG GTCACGGGAGCACTGACCTTCGCTGCAGCGAGCGGATCGGCAGGCATCACCGTTCTCATCAACGACGACCTGATGATGTGCTCGGAGAACCACTGCCCGAGCTTCATGGCCTCCACCTCCATGGCTTTCTTCACCTGGTTCGCGATCGCGCCGTCCTGCCTCTTTAACCTCATGACAGCGGTGTACCGAGTGCAGAGGGCGTAG